One segment of Spiroplasma kunkelii CR2-3x DNA contains the following:
- the tsaE gene encoding tRNA (adenosine(37)-N6)-threonylcarbamoyltransferase complex ATPase subunit type 1 TsaE, which yields MKIIVKNKIATKLLADKIATFLHPNLCLLLDGPLAAGKTTFTKYLLKALGVTTPVTSPTFLIMQQYMTNQQVIINHMDCYRLLVLEQEEEWEMYFEHFSDSINIIEWPAGISNQLSSKYEVIKITIKIINEDERIFTIKTNNKHLQSALGKEG from the coding sequence ATGAAAATAATTGTTAAAAATAAGATAGCAACAAAACTTTTAGCTGACAAAATTGCTACATTTTTACATCCTAATTTATGCTTATTATTAGATGGACCGTTAGCCGCTGGGAAAACAACTTTTACAAAATATTTATTAAAAGCGTTAGGGGTAACTACTCCCGTTACTTCGCCAACGTTTTTAATTATGCAACAGTATATGACAAATCAGCAAGTTATTATTAATCATATGGATTGCTATCGATTGTTAGTTTTAGAACAAGAAGAAGAGTGAGAAATGTATTTTGAACATTTTTCTGATAGTATTAATATTATTGAATGACCAGCGGGAATTAGTAACCAGTTAAGTTCAAAGTACGAGGTAATTAAAATTACCATTAAGATAATTAATGAGGATGAACGAATTTTTACGATTAAAACCAACAATAAACATTTACAAAGCGCATTAGGAAAAGAGGGATAA
- a CDS encoding pseudouridine synthase family protein translates to MHSKFHTSLDAMVQHYLIQKDEYHPQDEQSFVISHVHLLAKLAQWLVIYAKNKITLDLLLAKINKKEFIEKKYLAKCEGIIQETDFTLSGYLYKDEDKQKMVFTKTEQSHAKVVKAHFKIQAQISNATWLEATLITGRKHQIRASLSYLYHPIINDVKYGTKQETKKYMIALYSITLIFHKLSDHLSYLNEKIIKIPKNIIK, encoded by the coding sequence ATGCACTCAAAGTTTCATACTTCATTAGATGCTATGGTGCAACATTATTTAATCCAAAAAGATGAATATCATCCGCAGGATGAACAGTCATTTGTTATTTCCCATGTTCATCTATTAGCTAAATTAGCACAATGATTAGTGATATATGCAAAAAATAAAATTACATTAGATTTGTTATTAGCTAAAATTAACAAAAAAGAATTTATTGAAAAGAAATATTTAGCAAAGTGTGAAGGAATTATTCAAGAAACTGATTTTACCCTTAGTGGTTATTTATATAAAGATGAAGATAAACAAAAAATGGTTTTTACTAAAACAGAGCAATCACATGCTAAAGTAGTTAAAGCACATTTTAAAATTCAAGCTCAGATATCAAATGCAACGTGATTGGAAGCAACATTAATAACTGGCCGTAAGCATCAAATTCGTGCTTCATTAAGTTATTTATATCATCCCATTATTAATGATGTTAAATATGGAACAAAACAAGAAACAAAGAAGTATATGATTGCTTTATATTCAATAACTTTAATCTTTCATAAATTGTCAGACCATTTAAGTTATTTAAATGAAAAGATTATTAAAATTCCCAAAAATATTATAAAATAA
- a CDS encoding NAD(P)/FAD-dependent oxidoreductase: protein MKDILIIGAGPVGLYAWSCAGMLGLSGYIIEGNDSPGGQPWELYPEKPLYDMPGFGEIKTKTFIENLINQTKKNTGQITYIGKTNISNILTTTDGFTITLTTNQTFTVKTILITSGNGVFTPIRLEHLDPHQEYENLWYAVKNPTLLTNKKIVILGGGDSAVDWANHLIKNNISKDVTIIHRRTLYRAKENNVQKLQQNKVTELKPYHVKTVEPIDNKITALTLEHETTHKLLTITADYFIVQYGAKVSPTMLQQLTLTTTPMQKIIIASTGQTSHPHIFAAGNSAYYEGKYYNMVTGFGEAINALYNITKIIHGQKYHPGYLSDIKK, encoded by the coding sequence ATGAAAGATATTTTAATTATTGGGGCTGGGCCGGTTGGGTTATATGCTTGAAGTTGTGCTGGCATGTTAGGATTAAGTGGCTATATAATTGAAGGAAATGATAGTCCTGGTGGACAACCATGAGAATTATATCCAGAAAAACCATTATATGATATGCCTGGATTTGGCGAAATTAAAACTAAAACATTTATTGAGAATTTAATTAACCAAACAAAAAAAAATACGGGGCAAATAACATACATTGGTAAAACTAACATTAGTAATATCCTTACAACAACTGATGGTTTTACTATTACTTTAACAACTAATCAAACATTTACAGTTAAAACAATTTTAATTACAAGTGGAAATGGTGTTTTTACCCCCATTCGCCTAGAACATCTTGACCCTCACCAAGAATATGAAAACTTATGATACGCTGTTAAAAACCCAACTCTTTTAACAAACAAGAAAATTGTTATTCTTGGTGGTGGTGATAGTGCTGTTGATTGGGCAAATCATTTGATTAAAAATAACATTAGTAAAGATGTTACAATTATCCATCGTCGAACATTATACCGAGCTAAAGAAAACAATGTTCAAAAATTACAACAAAATAAGGTGACCGAATTAAAACCTTATCATGTTAAAACAGTTGAGCCAATTGATAATAAAATTACCGCTTTAACATTAGAACATGAAACAACACATAAACTATTAACTATTACAGCTGATTATTTTATTGTTCAATATGGAGCAAAAGTTTCACCAACAATGTTACAACAATTAACTTTAACAACAACTCCAATGCAAAAAATTATTATTGCATCAACTGGGCAAACAAGTCATCCTCATATATTTGCGGCTGGAAATAGTGCTTATTATGAAGGAAAATATTATAATATGGTAACTGGATTTGGTGAAGCTATTAATGCACTTTATAATATTACAAAAATTATTCATGGTCAAAAATACCATCCTGGTTATTTAAGTGATATTAAAAAATAA